One segment of Gilliamella sp. ESL0441 DNA contains the following:
- the lptA gene encoding lipopolysaccharide transport periplasmic protein LptA encodes MSFPKKAFLPLFLILTISLSSYAEESITQLPPVKQEPTQNTTINNKPIAIDADNQQIDIENNTVTFSGNVHITQDDLTIIADKVVITNMQDSSKQKITAYGKPVNFKQILPEKNTIVTGHSSQVIYNVKENMVTLQGNANMYQQDNHVSSEVITYDVKKQHIAAHLSKNVRVKSTIFPNQVKEINK; translated from the coding sequence ATGAGTTTCCCCAAAAAAGCTTTTTTACCATTATTTTTAATATTAACTATATCATTGAGTAGCTATGCAGAAGAATCCATCACTCAATTACCACCTGTAAAGCAAGAGCCAACACAAAATACAACGATTAACAATAAACCTATTGCTATTGATGCAGATAATCAACAAATTGATATAGAAAATAATACTGTTACTTTTAGTGGGAATGTCCATATTACGCAAGATGATTTAACCATTATTGCAGATAAAGTGGTGATTACGAATATGCAAGATTCGTCAAAACAAAAAATCACAGCTTATGGCAAACCCGTTAATTTTAAGCAAATTTTGCCTGAAAAAAACACAATTGTTACCGGTCATTCTTCACAAGTAATCTATAACGTTAAAGAAAACATGGTAACGTTGCAAGGCAATGCGAATATGTATCAACAAGATAATCATGTTAGTAGTGAAGTCATTACTTATGATGTAAAAAAACAACATATTGCAGCACATCTAAGTAAAAACGTGCGAGTTAAAAGCACTATCTTCCCAAACCAAGTTAAAGAGATAAATAAATAA
- the lptC gene encoding LPS export ABC transporter periplasmic protein LptC produces MNKKNFICILLLIIVVGVYYYYQKGDDRVEQSPADLSTMPIYQSDAMVTNVYDLSGEISYKIESAHVKYFDNSDYTEFDLPNVTLYDENHVTTWKIKAKKATLTNDKLIYLYQDVQLDNLVPDAQLQQVKTDNALVNLNTQHVTSKDPVFLKGIGFYSTGIGLDGDLQAKTADILENIKTYYKTEAK; encoded by the coding sequence ATGAACAAAAAAAATTTTATCTGTATTTTACTTCTGATCATAGTTGTTGGTGTTTACTATTATTATCAAAAGGGTGATGATAGAGTTGAACAATCGCCAGCAGATTTATCAACCATGCCCATTTATCAAAGTGATGCTATGGTTACTAATGTTTATGATTTATCAGGAGAAATTAGTTATAAAATTGAATCTGCGCATGTGAAGTATTTTGATAATTCAGACTATACCGAATTTGATTTACCAAATGTTACCCTTTATGATGAAAACCATGTCACAACATGGAAAATAAAGGCTAAGAAAGCCACTTTAACAAATGATAAACTAATTTACCTTTATCAAGATGTTCAATTAGATAATCTTGTTCCTGATGCTCAATTACAACAAGTTAAAACAGATAATGCACTAGTAAATTTGAACACGCAGCATGTAACATCTAAAGATCCTGTATTTCTTAAAGGTATCGGATTTTATTCAACGGGAATTGGTTTAGACGGAGATTTACAGGCGAAAACGGCTGATATCCTTGAAAATATAAAAACATATTATAAAACTGAGGCAAAATAA
- the yccX gene encoding acylphosphatase: MIRLVKFIISGSVQGVGFRFFTYQKAIKIGLVGYVKNLDNGDVEIVVQGSSHQISSMTQWLNQGGPRSANIVKINIYELSSKENLTSFNVRY, from the coding sequence ATGATAAGGCTTGTTAAGTTTATAATAAGTGGCTCGGTTCAAGGTGTGGGTTTTCGTTTTTTCACTTATCAAAAGGCTATTAAAATCGGTCTGGTTGGATATGTAAAAAATCTCGATAATGGTGATGTTGAAATAGTTGTTCAAGGTAGTAGCCATCAAATATCTTCAATGACACAATGGCTTAACCAAGGTGGACCTCGTTCAGCCAATATTGTTAAAATAAATATTTATGAATTATCGTCTAAAGAAAATTTAACTTCTTTTAATGTCAGATATTAA